A window of the Lactuca sativa cultivar Salinas chromosome 7, Lsat_Salinas_v11, whole genome shotgun sequence genome harbors these coding sequences:
- the LOC111895722 gene encoding cyclin-dependent kinase inhibitor 7: MIEETCTSGCESTEEVSTMEVPNSHGDVRRSRDTDVSSSGTGKRRRLDSQAQENVFQLQFQSRSEIGFNFHENVVLTAESGVSDHVSSFICSINDDSRPDLKAECLSETEIFMSSNDGFSRETSASSVVSLESEEMESLSTSTPKNKKKTAAANEATSGRKPPPEKSPSPAELEEFFSEAEKYEQKRFTEKYNYDIVKDVPMEGRYQWVRLKP; this comes from the exons ATGATTGAGGAAACGTGCACAAGCGGATGTGAAAGCACTGAAGAGGTTTCCACAATGGAGGTTCCAAATTCCCATGGAGACGTGCGGCGGAGTAGAGATACAGATGTTTCGAGCTCCGGCACCGGTAAGAGAAGAAGATTGGATTCTCAAGCTCAGGAGAATGTTTTTCAGCTTCAGTTTCAGTCTCGAAGTGAAATTGGCTTCAATTTCCATGAGAATGTTGTTTTGACGGCGGAGTCCGGTGTTTCTGATCATGTTTCGTCGTTTATCTGCTCTATCAATGATGATTCGAGACCAGATCTGAAG GCGGAATGTCTTTCCGAAACCGAAATCTTCATGTCCAGTAACGACGGTTTCAG TAGAGAGACATCTGCATCAAGCGTGGTTTCATTAGAATCAGAAGAAATGGAGTCATTATCCACATCTACTCCAAAGAATAAGAAGAAGACCGCAGCTGCAAACGAAGCTACTTCCGGTCGTAAACCACCACCGGAAAAGTCTCCTTCTCCGGCTGAGCTTGAAGAATTTTTCTCGGAAGCGGAAAAGTACGAACAGAAACGTTTCACAGAAAA GTACAACTATGATATCGTGAAAGATGTTCCAATGGAAGGAAGGTACCAATGGGTTCGATTAAAGCCATAA